The genomic region TCCATCTCAGGGGCCGGTGAATGCGGTGCGGCAGTTTGGCATCGATAAGCTTGTGCCCTCTTTAGTACGCCGCCGCATGCCTGCTGCTATGGCCCGGGAGTTGGGCTTGGCGCAGGTTGCGATGCCCATTTTAAATAAGTGGAATGTTGTCACCACAAAGCTGAATGAAAATACCACGGCCATCGTGCTGATCGATTCGCCGAAACTGCGACTGCCGGCGCTGACGCCGCACGTGGAAAAAGCGGTGCTGGATAATCAACCGCCCGCGCACATCAACCGTGACCGAGCTATCCAGGCTTATCACGCCATGCGCGGGAACAAGCCGGCTGGCATACCGAGTACTTAGAGCCCGAGGATAACCAGCGCTGCGACCAAGATGATGGGCACTCCTATCAGCGCGCCCATCGCGACCCAGGAACCGGGATGCGCCATGTTGAAGGTGCTGTTTAATTCGCGATGAACCATCATATTGGGGTCATCGGGGTTGTAATAAAATATCCCCCACTTCATGTGCTTACTGGTTTTCGGATCTGGGTAATGCTCATCGAGCCATTTTTGGATATGTACTACATTCCACATCAGGCCAATGACGACGATGATGATAACGGCAATCAGCAGCGCAAACGAAGAATAGACCTGCGTGATCGAGAGATACATATCGAAGACGATCACCGCGTTGAGCAGAAACATCCACATGCCCAGCGGTTTGAGCATGCTATTCGACATCGCCCGCGCGCGGGC from Corynebacterium ammoniagenes DSM 20306 harbors:
- a CDS encoding DUF1648 domain-containing protein: MTRPRDTHMPELQRPPWVWAWVIVATGALGLFAIYVAWDGIPDPFPTHWNARGEADSFSEKTWGNMILMFGLLSGILAIVVAGSFALIHQTAKHQRGEDWEIARARAMSNSMLKPLGMWMFLLNAVIVFDMYLSITQVYSSFALLIAVIIIVVIGLMWNVVHIQKWLDEHYPDPKTSKHMKWGIFYYNPDDPNMMVHRELNSTFNMAHPGSWVAMGALIGVPIILVAALVILGL